The following coding sequences lie in one Methylotuvimicrobium alcaliphilum 20Z genomic window:
- a CDS encoding catalase, which translates to MLKKYTTAKVLTEVGEQTPMFTSISAVAGGSGSADMPRDASF; encoded by the coding sequence TTGCTGAAAAAATATACAACAGCTAAAGTCTTGACCGAAGTGGGTGAACAAACACCAATGTTCACAAGCATTTCAGCCGTAGCAGGCGGCTCGGGGTCTGCCGATATGCCGCGAGATGCCAGTTTTTAA